The following coding sequences lie in one Hypanus sabinus isolate sHypSab1 chromosome 20, sHypSab1.hap1, whole genome shotgun sequence genomic window:
- the tfpt gene encoding TCF3 fusion partner isoform X2, whose amino-acid sequence MSAVGFDDFSGPCSELALPPLFGGNILESELEQEVEFADAGLNGDTAEEEGAARQRELYRKKYHALQRRCKEIETVNEKLLNRLKNVRKITQRLKKERRFLMKCLDSHGDSYRTAQLTILLEEESSRGGEEMLLDNPPSGQLPEGEETPAAKHSSQGSDSPTPSEGGTHKRKRVKEEREGPTNKRHLNSFYKFSRDLPKQDSSDEELSPREGGEALSRPWNTESPEGKVMYREYSSPAVYPEFD is encoded by the exons ATGTCTGCAGTCGGCTTCGACGACTTCTCAGGCCCCTGCTCCGAGCTGGCCCTGCCACCGCTCTTTGGTGGCAACATCCTGGAGAGTGAGCTGGAGCAAGAGGTGGAGTTCGCGGATGCAGGGCTGAACGGCGACACCGCGGAGGAAGAAGGGGCAGCGAGGCAGCGCGAGCTGTACCGGAAGAAGTACCACGCGCTGCAGCGAAGATGCAAGGAGATTGAGACG GTAAATGAAAAACTCTTGAACAGACTGAAAAATGTGAGGAAGATAACACAGCGGTTAAAGAAGGAACGAAG gttcctgatgaagtgtctggaCTCTCATGGCGATTCCTATCGAACAGCTCAGCTGACCATACTGCTCGAG GAGGAGAGCAGCCGAGGAGGTGAGGAAATGCTGTTGGACAACCCCCCAAGTGGCCAGCTCCCAGAGGGAGAGGAAACCCCAGCAGCCAAGCACAGCTCGCAAGGATCAGACAGTCCCACGCCCAGTGAGGGGGGCACTCACAAGAGGAAGAGAGTAAAGGAAGAAAGAGAGGGCCCAACCAACAAGAGGCATTTGAATTCCTTCTATAAATTCAGCCGTGACCTCCCCAAACAG GATTCCAGCGATGAAGAACTGTCACCCAGAGAAGGGGGTGAGGCCCTCTCCCGTCCCTGGAACACCGAGAGCCCCGAAGGGAAGGTTATGTATAGAGAATACTCCAGCCCTGCTGTGTACCCTGAATTTGACTGA
- the tfpt gene encoding TCF3 fusion partner isoform X1 yields the protein MSAVGFDDFSGPCSELALPPLFGGNILESELEQEVEFADAGLNGDTAEEEGAARQRELYRKKYHALQRRCKEIETVNEKLLNRLKNVRKITQRLKKERRFLMKCLDSHGDSYRTAQLTILLEEESSRGGEEMLLDNPPSGQLPEGEETPAAKHSSQGSDSPTPSEGGTHKRKRVKEEREGPTNKRHLNSFYKFSRDLPKQQDSSDEELSPREGGEALSRPWNTESPEGKVMYREYSSPAVYPEFD from the exons ATGTCTGCAGTCGGCTTCGACGACTTCTCAGGCCCCTGCTCCGAGCTGGCCCTGCCACCGCTCTTTGGTGGCAACATCCTGGAGAGTGAGCTGGAGCAAGAGGTGGAGTTCGCGGATGCAGGGCTGAACGGCGACACCGCGGAGGAAGAAGGGGCAGCGAGGCAGCGCGAGCTGTACCGGAAGAAGTACCACGCGCTGCAGCGAAGATGCAAGGAGATTGAGACG GTAAATGAAAAACTCTTGAACAGACTGAAAAATGTGAGGAAGATAACACAGCGGTTAAAGAAGGAACGAAG gttcctgatgaagtgtctggaCTCTCATGGCGATTCCTATCGAACAGCTCAGCTGACCATACTGCTCGAG GAGGAGAGCAGCCGAGGAGGTGAGGAAATGCTGTTGGACAACCCCCCAAGTGGCCAGCTCCCAGAGGGAGAGGAAACCCCAGCAGCCAAGCACAGCTCGCAAGGATCAGACAGTCCCACGCCCAGTGAGGGGGGCACTCACAAGAGGAAGAGAGTAAAGGAAGAAAGAGAGGGCCCAACCAACAAGAGGCATTTGAATTCCTTCTATAAATTCAGCCGTGACCTCCCCAAACAG CAGGATTCCAGCGATGAAGAACTGTCACCCAGAGAAGGGGGTGAGGCCCTCTCCCGTCCCTGGAACACCGAGAGCCCCGAAGGGAAGGTTATGTATAGAGAATACTCCAGCCCTGCTGTGTACCCTGAATTTGACTGA